In one window of Desulforhabdus amnigena DNA:
- a CDS encoding molybdopterin molybdotransferase MoeA gives MEFSEARTLAMDLVVPGGWEWVSLQDALGRILAETIVSDRDLPGEPRSRFDGFAVCSSDIVDTEAQGPVSLRILSGLLAAGHSSKQDVQPGECLRILTGAPLPLHADTVVPQEEALQEANRLILNRAYSRGSGVTSPGEEIKRGESLLFAGEILSPTRCALVAALGRERIKVHRRPRVALLATGDEVIELGDSTQGPYTYCNNRYLLAWLVALQGADPVSLGRAKDDPLDIVQRLQDVKADFVITTGGVGRGNRDFVLDVWRRLGVQEHFRQINLSPGKNSALGSRGRQVFWGLPGNPWGAQVVFQEVVAPALRRLAGCGNPEAPSFQAVLKTPLKKKKGIVKVFRGVLDTRTIPPSFSVYGGRRRSLFADLKSGFAYMLLDAPVVEVAAGEEVRVFLHDFPLLAHPLIGTV, from the coding sequence ATGGAATTTTCCGAAGCCAGGACGCTGGCTATGGATCTTGTGGTTCCCGGAGGATGGGAATGGGTTTCGCTTCAGGATGCCCTGGGACGCATACTGGCTGAAACGATTGTCTCGGACAGGGACCTTCCAGGCGAGCCCCGTTCGCGTTTTGACGGATTTGCAGTGTGCAGTTCCGATATTGTCGATACGGAGGCGCAGGGACCGGTCTCATTGAGAATTCTTTCCGGACTGCTTGCGGCTGGCCATTCCTCCAAACAGGACGTGCAACCGGGTGAATGTCTTCGCATTCTGACCGGTGCACCCCTCCCTCTTCATGCAGACACGGTTGTTCCTCAAGAGGAAGCCCTGCAAGAAGCGAATCGTTTGATTCTGAACCGTGCTTATTCCAGGGGAAGCGGAGTGACTTCACCCGGAGAAGAGATCAAAAGAGGGGAGAGTCTCCTTTTTGCGGGAGAAATTCTCTCTCCTACCCGGTGTGCTCTCGTTGCCGCCCTGGGAAGGGAGCGAATCAAGGTGCATCGCCGGCCTCGAGTCGCTCTCCTGGCTACAGGGGATGAAGTGATCGAGCTGGGGGATTCAACCCAGGGGCCGTACACCTACTGCAACAATCGCTACTTGCTGGCATGGCTGGTCGCTTTGCAGGGAGCGGACCCCGTTAGCCTCGGGCGGGCAAAGGACGATCCGCTGGATATTGTTCAAAGACTTCAGGATGTGAAAGCCGATTTTGTCATTACTACCGGCGGCGTGGGCCGCGGCAATCGGGATTTTGTCCTGGATGTATGGCGGAGGCTGGGGGTTCAAGAGCATTTTCGCCAAATCAATCTTTCCCCCGGAAAAAACAGTGCTCTGGGGTCGAGGGGCCGACAGGTTTTTTGGGGACTTCCTGGAAACCCCTGGGGAGCGCAAGTGGTTTTCCAGGAAGTGGTAGCTCCCGCTCTCAGGCGTTTGGCCGGCTGTGGAAATCCGGAAGCTCCTTCCTTTCAGGCCGTGCTGAAGACTCCGCTGAAGAAAAAGAAGGGAATTGTAAAAGTGTTTCGCGGCGTTTTGGACACGAGAACGATTCCCCCTTCTTTTTCTGTTTATGGGGGAAGACGCCGGTCTCTTTTCGCCGATCTCAAGAGCGGTTTTGCCTATATGCTTTTGGATGCTCCTGTGGTAGAAGTAGCGGCAGGGGAAGAGGTCCGGGTTTTTTTACACGATTTTCCCTTACTGGCTCATCCCCTGATCGGAACAGTTTGA
- a CDS encoding AbrB/MazE/SpoVT family DNA-binding domain-containing protein, with protein MSTQVEYKNIDAKLVVNEIRNGRSLESVQKLFGIKFKSEVQDLYLQGLMELGEIPRVGFNKPAPVKYKPPVAAVPDRPAVATVHDRPMVRRREKVVSKPPTVIKTDNFRTIGQSGSITLNKALLIEQLGFAVGDSFEIFREDDRVVLKKTANPVQ; from the coding sequence ATGTCAACGCAAGTGGAGTACAAGAACATCGACGCCAAGCTGGTCGTTAATGAAATACGAAACGGTCGCTCTTTGGAGTCGGTACAGAAGCTTTTTGGAATCAAGTTTAAAAGCGAAGTGCAGGACCTGTATTTGCAGGGGCTCATGGAATTGGGAGAAATTCCGAGGGTAGGCTTCAATAAGCCGGCCCCCGTAAAATATAAGCCTCCCGTAGCTGCAGTTCCGGATCGTCCTGCCGTGGCGACTGTTCACGATCGGCCCATGGTGCGCCGCCGTGAGAAGGTTGTTTCCAAACCGCCTACAGTGATCAAGACCGACAATTTCAGGACGATAGGTCAGAGCGGCAGTATCACCTTGAACAAGGCGCTTTTGATCGAACAACTGGGTTTTGCGGTGGGGGATTCTTTTGAAATTTTCAGAGAAGATGACCGGGTTGTCCTCAAGAAGACCGCAAATCCTGTACAATAG
- a CDS encoding IMP cyclohydrolase → MAEDLKKMYRTIMEDHFPDSLCIRFGDQELKYRKRSWKFPDPKTGELIEKGLRYGENPGQEAALYELIGGNLTLGDCRFIDPNSGLVSAIREEDMLQEGKHPGKTNLTDLDNGLNILKYLMGKPAAVILKHNNPCGAAYGKTLADAYYRANRADRIAAFGGCLVLNRPLDKETAELVSQNYLEVVAAPDYEEGALDLLKKRANLRIIQVRKIDRLTDFLSRRFVDFKSLIDGGLIVQQSPLNRVLEAKDLKLAETVSSGKTYKIRREPTPGEMEDLLFGWFIEQGVTSNSVLYVKDGCTVGIGTGEQDRVGVAEIAVYKAYQKYADALCHERYQMSYKELELAIEKGNRPREQQEEIDAETRAVNGGLKGAAMVSDAFFPFRDGVDVGLRQGISAVVQPGGSMRDWEVIEACNEANATMVFTGQRAFKH, encoded by the coding sequence ATGGCTGAAGATCTCAAAAAAATGTACCGCACCATTATGGAAGACCATTTTCCAGACTCTCTTTGCATCCGTTTTGGCGACCAGGAATTGAAGTATAGAAAGCGCTCCTGGAAGTTTCCCGATCCCAAAACCGGCGAACTCATAGAAAAAGGGCTTCGCTACGGGGAAAACCCCGGACAGGAAGCGGCTCTTTATGAGTTGATCGGGGGCAACCTCACTCTGGGAGATTGCCGGTTCATCGATCCCAACAGCGGCCTCGTGAGCGCTATTCGCGAGGAAGACATGCTGCAGGAAGGCAAGCACCCCGGGAAGACCAATCTCACGGACCTGGACAATGGCCTCAATATCCTAAAATACCTCATGGGAAAGCCCGCCGCGGTCATTTTGAAGCATAACAATCCCTGTGGGGCGGCATATGGGAAGACCCTGGCGGACGCCTATTACCGGGCCAATCGGGCCGACCGCATTGCCGCCTTCGGCGGATGCCTGGTGCTCAACCGCCCGTTGGACAAAGAAACCGCGGAACTCGTTTCCCAAAACTATCTCGAAGTCGTGGCGGCGCCCGACTACGAGGAAGGCGCCTTGGATCTTCTTAAAAAACGGGCCAATCTGCGGATCATTCAAGTCAGGAAGATCGACCGTTTGACGGATTTCCTTTCCCGTCGGTTTGTAGACTTCAAGTCTTTGATCGATGGCGGTTTGATCGTGCAGCAATCCCCACTGAACCGGGTCCTGGAGGCGAAAGATCTGAAACTCGCCGAAACCGTTTCCAGTGGAAAAACCTATAAAATCCGGAGGGAACCCACGCCGGGGGAAATGGAGGACCTTCTTTTCGGGTGGTTCATCGAACAAGGGGTGACATCCAATTCCGTGCTCTATGTGAAAGATGGATGCACTGTCGGAATCGGCACCGGAGAACAGGACCGTGTAGGAGTTGCAGAGATTGCGGTATACAAGGCATATCAAAAATACGCGGATGCTCTCTGTCACGAGCGCTATCAAATGTCGTACAAGGAACTGGAACTGGCTATCGAAAAAGGGAATCGCCCTAGGGAACAGCAGGAAGAAATCGATGCTGAAACCAGGGCGGTAAATGGAGGGTTAAAGGGTGCAGCCATGGTTTCCGATGCCTTCTTTCCCTTCAGAGATGGTGTCGACGTGGGGCTCCGTCAGGGCATATCCGCAGTGGTACAACCGGGAGGTTCCATGAGGGATTGGGAAGTCATCGAAGCCTGCAACGAAGCCAATGCGACGATGGTTTTTACGGGGCAGCGGGCCTTTAAACACTGA
- the mobB gene encoding molybdopterin-guanine dinucleotide biosynthesis protein B, with the protein MIPIVCIVGASDSGKTTFLEKLIPELSQRGYRIGTVKHDAHGFEMDREGKDTWKHRKAGAQTIAISSPVQIASIRTVEAEMDLGEIAGRYFWQEDLLITEGYKRSHYPKIEVFRKVVEAAPICGASDNLIAMVTDDAVDVEVPVFRFSQVSGVADFIEERFLKNRRKRRILVNLDGRRLPLKDFVEDFVAGGIVGMLSTLRGWKSPKKIDIFIRQED; encoded by the coding sequence ATGATTCCCATCGTATGCATCGTCGGCGCTTCAGATTCGGGAAAAACCACCTTCCTGGAAAAGCTGATTCCCGAACTGTCTCAAAGAGGATACCGTATTGGAACAGTAAAGCATGACGCACATGGCTTCGAGATGGACCGGGAGGGAAAGGACACCTGGAAGCATCGCAAGGCGGGAGCTCAAACCATAGCCATATCGTCACCCGTTCAGATCGCATCCATTCGCACGGTTGAAGCGGAAATGGATCTGGGAGAGATCGCAGGGCGCTATTTTTGGCAGGAAGATCTCCTCATCACGGAGGGGTACAAACGTTCTCATTATCCGAAAATCGAGGTGTTCCGGAAAGTCGTCGAGGCCGCACCCATATGCGGGGCCTCGGACAACCTCATAGCCATGGTGACGGATGATGCCGTGGATGTGGAGGTCCCGGTCTTTCGATTTTCCCAGGTCAGCGGCGTCGCGGATTTTATCGAAGAACGTTTTCTCAAGAACAGGAGGAAACGCCGTATTCTAGTGAATCTGGACGGCAGGAGGCTTCCTCTCAAGGATTTTGTGGAAGACTTCGTGGCCGGAGGGATTGTGGGAATGCTCTCGACGTTGAGAGGTTGGAAGTCTCCGAAAAAAATCGATATTTTCATCCGGCAGGAGGATTGA
- the lgt gene encoding prolipoprotein diacylglyceryl transferase: MIPYPEIDPNLISIGPIHIRWYGFMYVLGFFAAYFLIQKQKRAREIGLVGVIAQDLVFYLAIGLVIGARLGYVLFYQYHDYVTYLKNPLEIIATWHGGMSFHGGLLGAALAGWLFCRRKKLPFPAVADCVFVTVPVGLGLGRIGNFINGELWGRTTNVPWAMIFPGGGPLPRHPSQLYESLGEGFLLFILLWKLRQRSFRDGMMVVFFLLFYGIVRFFLEFFREPDPQLGFLAGYFTMGQLLCLAMILGATILAYAIQHGKPGKSA, from the coding sequence ATGATTCCCTATCCTGAAATTGATCCCAATTTGATCAGTATCGGCCCCATCCACATTCGTTGGTATGGCTTCATGTATGTTTTAGGTTTTTTCGCAGCTTATTTCCTCATTCAAAAGCAGAAACGCGCCCGGGAAATAGGGCTGGTGGGCGTGATTGCACAGGATCTCGTTTTCTACCTGGCCATTGGACTCGTTATCGGAGCGCGCCTCGGATATGTTCTCTTCTACCAGTATCACGATTATGTCACCTATCTCAAAAATCCCCTGGAAATCATCGCCACATGGCACGGAGGCATGTCTTTTCACGGTGGGCTGCTGGGTGCAGCCCTGGCCGGCTGGCTTTTCTGCCGCCGCAAAAAGCTGCCCTTCCCCGCCGTGGCCGATTGCGTGTTTGTCACCGTTCCTGTCGGCCTCGGACTGGGCAGGATCGGGAACTTCATCAACGGGGAACTCTGGGGCCGCACAACGAATGTCCCCTGGGCCATGATTTTTCCGGGTGGAGGTCCTCTTCCGCGTCATCCCTCCCAGCTTTACGAATCCCTGGGAGAGGGCTTTCTGCTTTTTATCCTTTTATGGAAGCTACGTCAAAGATCATTCCGTGATGGAATGATGGTTGTATTCTTTCTTCTGTTTTACGGAATCGTGCGCTTTTTTCTGGAGTTCTTTCGAGAACCCGATCCCCAATTGGGTTTCCTGGCAGGTTATTTTACAATGGGACAGTTGCTTTGTCTGGCCATGATTCTGGGTGCGACCATTCTGGCATATGCCATCCAGCACGGTAAGCCGGGAAAGAGTGCATAG
- a CDS encoding bifunctional acetyl-CoA hydrolase/transferase family protein/GNAT family N-acetyltransferase, whose translation MAQPINESSIFKLQDLSPRPWYSLYEEKRTSAEKALRAIKRGHRVFIGSGCGEPQHLAQCLEEVIPQLSDLEILHILSVGKTRYTEAGLFDKCRLKSFFVATATREAVAEGRADYTPINLGDIPGLFRSGAMPIDVALIQVSPPDEHGFCSYGISVDIVKAATESARHVIAQINPQMPMTLGDTFIHVRDIDALVEYDEPLLEVGSPILNPIAQDIGKHVAKLIEDGSTIRVGVGSMSTAVLYALEDKKDLGVHADMLTDAYLYLVKKGVITNSRKTLHPGKIVTSFCLGTRELYDFVNNNPMVAMFPIEYTNNYLVISENDKMISINSGLEVDLTGQVCSDSLGYEIYSGVGGAVDFLRGARSSKKGKAIIVVPSTTFDGSKSRIVPVLSEGAGVVTTRGGVQYVVTEYGIASLNGKSIRERALALIGIAHPDFREELMQEAQKLNYLRRELVYITTPKALYPSEWEMTQIFEGDTRIFFRPAKPTDERALKEFFYSLPKDESYIRFLSTMKVFPHYDVQRMVNIDYHREMCIIGLAGEMDAEHIIAVARYVLDDETMDAEIDFAVHPDYGRKGIASFLIQDIVDIAKHKGIRTLRAYITAGNEKVFGVFQKLGYVVEGSYTDGTYEIRLYFDRPAEICLLD comes from the coding sequence ATGGCACAGCCCATAAATGAAAGTTCCATATTCAAGCTTCAGGATTTGTCACCCCGCCCATGGTATTCCCTTTACGAAGAGAAAAGGACCAGCGCGGAAAAGGCCCTGCGCGCCATCAAGCGAGGCCATCGCGTTTTTATAGGGTCCGGCTGCGGCGAACCGCAACATTTGGCCCAATGCCTGGAAGAGGTCATTCCTCAGCTTTCGGATCTGGAAATTCTCCACATTTTGAGCGTCGGCAAAACGCGTTACACGGAGGCCGGTCTTTTCGATAAATGCCGGCTGAAATCGTTTTTCGTGGCCACAGCTACCCGTGAGGCCGTGGCGGAAGGGCGTGCGGATTATACCCCCATCAACCTGGGAGACATTCCGGGACTCTTCCGAAGCGGGGCCATGCCTATCGACGTGGCTCTCATTCAGGTCTCCCCGCCCGACGAACACGGTTTTTGCAGCTACGGCATCTCTGTCGACATCGTGAAGGCGGCAACTGAAAGCGCCCGCCATGTCATCGCACAGATCAATCCTCAAATGCCCATGACTTTGGGTGATACCTTCATTCATGTACGGGATATCGATGCCCTGGTGGAATACGACGAACCTTTGCTTGAAGTGGGAAGCCCCATACTCAACCCCATCGCCCAGGATATCGGCAAGCACGTCGCCAAACTGATCGAAGATGGATCCACCATACGTGTCGGAGTGGGGAGCATGTCCACAGCGGTCCTCTATGCTCTGGAAGATAAAAAAGACCTCGGGGTCCATGCGGACATGCTGACAGACGCTTATCTCTATCTCGTCAAGAAAGGGGTCATCACCAATTCCCGAAAAACGCTCCATCCTGGAAAGATTGTCACCAGCTTCTGCCTGGGGACACGGGAACTCTACGATTTTGTGAACAACAACCCCATGGTGGCGATGTTTCCCATCGAGTACACCAACAACTACCTGGTCATTTCTGAAAACGACAAAATGATTTCCATAAACTCGGGGCTCGAAGTGGACCTGACCGGACAGGTCTGTTCCGATTCCCTGGGGTATGAAATCTACAGCGGCGTGGGCGGCGCCGTGGATTTCCTCCGCGGAGCCAGAAGTTCCAAAAAGGGAAAGGCCATCATCGTGGTTCCCTCCACCACCTTCGACGGGAGTAAATCCCGCATTGTCCCCGTGCTGTCCGAAGGCGCGGGCGTGGTGACCACTCGCGGCGGAGTGCAGTACGTGGTGACGGAATACGGCATTGCAAGCCTCAATGGGAAGAGCATTCGCGAACGCGCCCTGGCTCTGATCGGAATCGCACATCCCGATTTCCGTGAAGAATTGATGCAGGAAGCTCAAAAGCTCAACTATCTGCGCCGTGAACTGGTCTACATTACGACCCCCAAAGCCCTTTACCCTTCCGAATGGGAAATGACACAGATATTCGAAGGCGATACCCGCATCTTCTTCAGGCCCGCCAAGCCGACGGATGAGCGGGCGCTCAAAGAGTTCTTCTATTCTCTTCCCAAGGACGAATCCTACATTCGATTCCTTTCAACCATGAAGGTTTTTCCGCATTACGATGTCCAACGCATGGTGAACATAGACTATCATCGCGAGATGTGCATCATCGGGTTAGCCGGCGAAATGGATGCGGAGCACATTATCGCTGTGGCCCGCTATGTTTTGGATGATGAAACGATGGATGCCGAAATTGATTTTGCCGTTCATCCCGACTATGGCCGCAAAGGTATCGCGAGCTTTCTCATACAGGACATTGTGGACATAGCAAAACACAAGGGAATTCGAACTCTCAGAGCCTACATCACGGCGGGAAATGAAAAGGTTTTCGGAGTCTTTCAAAAATTGGGATATGTTGTGGAAGGTTCCTATACGGACGGCACCTATGAAATCAGGCTGTATTTTGACCGGCCGGCTGAAATTTGCCTGCTGGATTGA
- a CDS encoding UbiX family flavin prenyltransferase produces MKKKNLIVAITGASGSPYAHALLRALPMDEIQIHLVASSAGKLVYGLEMERPLEEDLPTGVRLYDEKDFTAPFASGSFPSAGMIIVPCSMGTLAAIAGGISQNLIHRAADVCLKESRKLVIVPRETPLNRIHLTNMLRVSEAGGIILPPMPGFYHRPKTIDELVHFVVARIMEQFQIPQNLVTPWDPGGS; encoded by the coding sequence TTGAAGAAAAAAAACCTGATCGTGGCCATCACGGGAGCGAGCGGTTCGCCATACGCTCATGCCCTTCTTCGTGCGCTCCCCATGGATGAAATTCAAATCCATCTCGTGGCTTCAAGCGCCGGAAAGCTTGTTTATGGACTGGAGATGGAAAGGCCGCTGGAAGAAGATCTTCCCACAGGCGTTCGTCTCTATGATGAAAAGGATTTCACGGCCCCCTTTGCCAGTGGATCTTTTCCATCGGCGGGCATGATCATCGTTCCATGCTCCATGGGAACCCTGGCGGCCATTGCCGGCGGCATTTCACAGAACCTGATCCACCGCGCGGCGGATGTGTGCCTGAAAGAGAGCCGGAAACTGGTGATCGTGCCGCGGGAAACTCCTCTGAACCGCATCCACCTGACCAATATGCTTCGCGTCTCCGAAGCGGGAGGGATCATACTTCCCCCCATGCCAGGCTTCTATCATCGCCCCAAAACCATCGATGAACTGGTTCACTTTGTCGTTGCGCGCATTATGGAACAGTTTCAGATACCTCAAAATCTGGTCACCCCATGGGATCCCGGTGGTTCATAG
- a CDS encoding DUF4178 domain-containing protein produces the protein MSFWKNLFGKKEEKPSLDPLADLVLEKLKPGYLLDYDLRTWQVVAQHYHDMGDGYRREEWELRSDGEIYFLNREEDEGVYWHLTRQVPVDAVDRNLRNYIREHNDPPETLDYEGVHFRMCSYGGAKFYRNGEGPPQPFLYWDYEDEKREKILTIEQWGDIEFEAYFGQYVEEYQFTNILPGKLSS, from the coding sequence ATGTCATTTTGGAAAAATCTTTTTGGGAAAAAAGAGGAAAAGCCTTCGCTGGATCCATTGGCGGACCTGGTGTTGGAGAAGTTGAAACCCGGCTATTTATTGGATTACGATCTGCGCACCTGGCAGGTAGTCGCTCAGCACTACCACGATATGGGTGACGGCTATCGAAGGGAGGAATGGGAACTGCGCAGTGACGGGGAAATTTATTTTCTCAATCGTGAGGAGGATGAGGGGGTGTACTGGCATTTGACACGCCAGGTGCCTGTGGATGCAGTGGACAGAAATCTTCGCAACTATATTCGGGAACACAACGATCCTCCTGAAACCCTGGATTACGAGGGAGTCCACTTTCGTATGTGCAGTTACGGGGGAGCCAAGTTCTACCGAAATGGAGAAGGACCGCCTCAGCCCTTTCTCTATTGGGATTACGAGGACGAAAAGAGGGAAAAAATCCTCACCATAGAACAATGGGGAGACATCGAATTTGAAGCCTATTTCGGGCAATATGTCGAAGAATATCAATTCACGAACATACTTCCCGGCAAACTTTCGTCATAG
- the mobA gene encoding molybdenum cofactor guanylyltransferase, protein MLTGAILAGGRSSRFGRNKAIEIFRGKRLIDWGIDSIRPFCDPILVVANDLSLYFDVHATLVRDILSDQGPLGGIYTALLFSPHDWVFARATDMPFLVPELLTTMLGMRGNFDAVVPLLDGWYEPLFALYHRRCFPLIADVLETDERKIISFYKKIKVREVTERRWRTVDPQGLSFKNVNTPEDLDSL, encoded by the coding sequence GTGCTCACAGGTGCCATCCTCGCCGGCGGCAGAAGCTCCCGTTTTGGAAGGAACAAGGCGATTGAAATCTTTCGAGGCAAACGCCTCATCGATTGGGGGATCGATTCCATTCGACCGTTCTGTGATCCCATCCTGGTCGTAGCCAATGATCTGAGCCTCTATTTCGATGTCCACGCCACCCTTGTTCGAGACATTCTCTCAGACCAGGGGCCCTTGGGTGGAATCTATACAGCGTTGCTCTTCAGCCCTCACGATTGGGTTTTCGCGCGAGCGACGGATATGCCCTTTCTGGTTCCCGAGCTTTTGACCACGATGCTGGGAATGAGGGGAAACTTCGATGCGGTTGTCCCTCTTTTGGACGGCTGGTATGAGCCTCTTTTCGCCCTGTACCACCGCCGCTGCTTTCCGTTGATTGCTGATGTGCTGGAAACGGATGAACGCAAGATCATCAGCTTTTACAAGAAAATCAAAGTGAGAGAAGTCACGGAAAGAAGATGGCGTACAGTAGATCCCCAAGGGTTGAGTTTCAAAAATGTAAATACACCTGAAGACCTGGATAGCCTTTGA
- a CDS encoding CDP-alcohol phosphatidyltransferase family protein — protein sequence MLKGTPIETGYYHLLERYLVPGLIHLKLKPNHISLTGFVMSMLAGIAFVFSPVWGGLLTLLTGLLDTLDGSLARSLGQTRKFGAFLDSVLDRYTELIIYLGIWCYFYRQGETTPFFSITILLILFGSLMVSYTRARAEGLGVRCLVGFFQRGERIILIGLAGVFNSLFNWLTGFPTAHWARDIVLVVALLLLAVGTNLTALWRFLHVLNSLRS from the coding sequence ATGCTAAAAGGGACACCCATTGAAACGGGCTACTATCACTTACTGGAACGGTATCTTGTCCCCGGTCTCATTCATTTAAAGCTCAAACCCAACCATATCTCCCTTACCGGTTTTGTGATGAGCATGCTGGCGGGCATCGCTTTTGTGTTCTCTCCCGTCTGGGGAGGCCTCTTGACGCTTCTCACCGGATTGCTGGATACTCTGGATGGCTCTCTTGCGAGATCCCTGGGACAGACCCGGAAATTCGGGGCTTTCCTGGATTCCGTGTTGGACCGTTATACCGAGCTGATCATCTATTTGGGAATCTGGTGCTATTTTTACCGGCAGGGAGAAACCACTCCGTTCTTTTCGATCACTATTCTGCTCATTCTCTTTGGTTCGCTCATGGTCAGTTATACGAGGGCGCGGGCCGAAGGCCTTGGCGTCCGATGCCTGGTCGGTTTTTTCCAAAGGGGAGAACGCATCATCCTCATCGGCCTTGCCGGTGTTTTCAATTCGCTGTTCAACTGGCTCACCGGTTTTCCCACCGCTCACTGGGCCAGGGACATCGTTCTGGTCGTAGCTCTCCTTTTGCTGGCCGTGGGTACCAACTTGACCGCCTTGTGGCGATTCCTGCATGTGCTCAACAGCCTGCGCAGCTGA
- a CDS encoding aldehyde dehydrogenase family protein, with translation MVSYACWVQGEEREGKRRYPLVNPSTGKVFAQVSIADRQLVDSALTGAREALKEWRRVPAPQRSALLHDLAALIRQDRNALASLLSEEAGKPLKAALDEVLNTAFLMDYFAEENLRLTGQIPLLGYPREQVLIVREPVGVVVAITPFNYPLSTLAVKMAPALAVGCTLVAKPDEHTPLSTLKVAQMAVRAGLPPGVFNVLTGPGPETGRFLVEHPIPRLITFTGSTEVGKEIQAAGARWVRKAILELGGHCPAIVCHDASWRELLPQLVSQSMKNCGQYCYRISRIYVERKIYDEFLTAFVERVAALRIGPATDPFVELGPLNNADILTKVRQQVDTAVKEGARIQVGGSSPPVAGGGFYFSPTVLTGVTSEMSITKEEVFGPVVIVTPFEEFSEAIREANATPYGLAAYLFSKDLAKVLEGMERLEVGSVWVNRIHQAYPQAPFGGMKESGLGREKSRYGMEEFTELKTVYLSY, from the coding sequence GTGGTTTCTTACGCATGCTGGGTGCAAGGCGAGGAGAGAGAAGGGAAGAGACGGTACCCCCTTGTCAATCCTTCGACGGGGAAAGTGTTTGCTCAAGTTTCCATTGCTGATCGGCAACTGGTGGATTCCGCCTTGACCGGCGCCCGGGAAGCTTTAAAGGAATGGCGCCGGGTGCCGGCGCCTCAACGCTCGGCTCTTCTCCACGATCTTGCGGCACTCATTCGCCAGGATCGGAATGCTCTGGCATCCCTTCTCAGCGAAGAGGCCGGTAAGCCTTTGAAGGCCGCTTTGGACGAAGTACTCAATACCGCCTTCCTCATGGATTACTTTGCCGAAGAAAATCTTCGTCTCACGGGACAGATCCCCCTTCTGGGCTATCCTCGCGAACAGGTCCTCATCGTACGGGAGCCCGTGGGAGTGGTTGTGGCTATCACGCCCTTCAACTATCCACTCAGTACGCTTGCGGTCAAGATGGCTCCGGCATTGGCGGTGGGATGCACCCTGGTGGCCAAGCCCGATGAACACACCCCCCTTAGCACTTTGAAGGTGGCTCAAATGGCGGTTCGGGCGGGACTGCCGCCGGGAGTATTCAACGTGCTCACGGGACCTGGACCGGAAACGGGGCGCTTTCTGGTGGAACATCCCATTCCGCGGCTCATCACTTTTACCGGGAGCACCGAGGTGGGCAAAGAGATCCAGGCTGCCGGTGCCAGATGGGTGCGGAAGGCCATATTGGAGCTGGGAGGGCATTGTCCGGCCATCGTTTGTCACGATGCCTCCTGGCGGGAGCTGCTGCCGCAGCTTGTCTCACAGAGCATGAAAAACTGTGGTCAGTATTGTTACCGCATCAGTCGCATCTATGTGGAACGGAAAATCTACGATGAATTTCTGACGGCCTTTGTAGAGAGAGTGGCCGCACTGCGGATCGGTCCCGCTACGGATCCCTTTGTGGAACTGGGTCCTCTCAACAATGCCGACATTCTCACCAAAGTCCGCCAACAGGTCGATACGGCAGTAAAGGAAGGCGCCCGTATCCAAGTTGGGGGGAGTTCCCCGCCCGTTGCAGGGGGGGGATTCTATTTTTCCCCTACTGTCCTCACGGGAGTGACTTCCGAAATGTCCATCACGAAGGAGGAAGTTTTCGGGCCCGTAGTCATCGTCACTCCTTTTGAGGAATTTTCTGAAGCTATACGGGAAGCCAATGCCACCCCTTATGGTTTGGCCGCTTATCTTTTTTCAAAAGATCTTGCTAAAGTTCTCGAAGGGATGGAGCGGTTGGAAGTAGGCAGCGTCTGGGTCAACCGCATCCATCAGGCCTATCCTCAGGCTCCCTTTGGCGGAATGAAGGAAAGTGGGCTTGGGCGGGAAAAGTCCCGTTATGGGATGGAAGAATTCACGGAATTGAAGACAGTCTACCTGTCTTATTGA